One genomic region from Edaphobacter dinghuensis encodes:
- a CDS encoding chloride channel protein, giving the protein MADYPFTEVTTPNPDSKPQKKGQFGVALEPEVIKICGYALLIGLIGGLVAEGLLELIYLFTNLFFYGKVSFAITNPAYNHLGWWVILIPPIGGLLVGIMVHYWEPTLKGHGIPEAMEAVLFGHSRMRIRVALLKPLATALAIGTGGPFGAEGPIIQTGAAFGSLFGQAVGLTPYYRRVLLASGAAAGMAATFTAPLAGILVAIELLLFELRARSFIPVALAAAVATGVRIHFVGWAPLFPTPAFKLTSMNELWLFGLMGILMGIVGLAMIRALAWTEDFFDEIPLKHALIWSPAIGALILGVIGYFYPQVFGTGYDTIRDMLNDRLTTSKLLGISVAKFWALVISLGSGTTGGVFAPSLIVGGGIGATFAIGFQHVFPHLVSNPAFYALVAMAAVFGGIARAPFTSIVFLFELSHNPNALLPLIVCVMVSDGFVRLFSRDSIMTGKLVKRGLIILQDYSVPVLMRARIDQIMQKQFTTIDADEELRTVLTTLTPGSGIGLMPVVEKDGSLVGIVEAHDLLKIEPPDHHFKMRELARQDYVLAYPEEAVDQVNRDMLLKNIENVVVVQSHGSRKPIGIARANDILQLRRWLMEEETREVVAKSKA; this is encoded by the coding sequence ATGGCCGATTATCCATTCACGGAAGTGACGACGCCGAACCCTGATAGCAAGCCTCAGAAAAAAGGTCAATTTGGTGTAGCGCTCGAGCCGGAGGTCATTAAGATATGCGGCTATGCATTGCTGATTGGACTCATCGGCGGCCTGGTGGCGGAAGGCCTGCTGGAGCTAATTTACCTCTTCACCAATTTATTTTTCTATGGCAAGGTCTCGTTTGCAATTACGAACCCTGCGTATAACCATCTGGGCTGGTGGGTGATTCTGATTCCGCCGATTGGCGGGCTGCTGGTAGGCATCATGGTGCATTACTGGGAGCCAACGCTGAAGGGGCATGGGATTCCCGAAGCGATGGAAGCAGTGTTGTTTGGTCACAGCCGAATGCGAATTCGCGTGGCACTGCTGAAGCCATTAGCTACCGCACTGGCGATTGGTACAGGCGGCCCGTTTGGAGCAGAGGGCCCGATCATTCAAACGGGTGCAGCCTTCGGATCGCTGTTCGGACAAGCAGTTGGTTTAACACCGTACTACCGACGCGTGCTGCTTGCATCAGGCGCGGCTGCTGGTATGGCTGCTACTTTTACCGCCCCACTCGCAGGGATTCTCGTCGCAATTGAACTGCTGCTGTTCGAATTGCGAGCACGCTCGTTTATTCCTGTGGCGCTTGCAGCCGCAGTTGCTACTGGAGTGCGCATTCATTTTGTAGGATGGGCTCCGTTATTTCCGACGCCAGCTTTTAAGCTGACCAGCATGAATGAGCTTTGGCTCTTCGGCCTTATGGGAATCCTGATGGGGATCGTTGGGTTGGCAATGATTCGTGCATTGGCATGGACAGAAGATTTCTTTGACGAGATTCCTCTCAAACATGCTCTGATCTGGTCGCCCGCAATCGGCGCATTAATTCTTGGTGTGATTGGATATTTTTATCCTCAGGTCTTCGGCACTGGCTACGACACGATTCGCGATATGTTGAATGACCGGCTGACGACAAGCAAGCTGCTAGGCATCTCAGTAGCAAAGTTTTGGGCGTTGGTGATTTCTTTAGGATCGGGAACGACGGGAGGTGTATTCGCGCCTTCGCTGATTGTAGGCGGTGGTATTGGTGCGACGTTTGCCATTGGCTTTCAACATGTTTTTCCGCATCTGGTCAGCAATCCGGCGTTCTATGCGTTGGTGGCGATGGCAGCGGTATTTGGGGGGATTGCACGCGCTCCGTTTACGAGCATCGTATTTTTGTTTGAGCTAAGCCATAACCCCAATGCGCTGCTTCCGCTGATTGTCTGCGTCATGGTTTCAGATGGGTTTGTGCGGCTGTTCAGTCGGGATTCGATCATGACTGGGAAGCTGGTCAAACGAGGGTTGATCATTCTGCAGGACTACTCGGTGCCGGTACTGATGCGCGCACGAATCGACCAGATCATGCAGAAGCAGTTCACGACGATCGATGCGGATGAGGAGTTGCGGACGGTGCTGACGACGCTCACTCCAGGCAGTGGCATCGGGCTAATGCCAGTAGTGGAGAAAGATGGATCTCTGGTAGGCATTGTGGAGGCGCATGATCTGCTGAAGATCGAACCGCCGGACCACCACTTTAAAATGCGCGAGCTCGCACGGCAAGACTATGTGCTGGCCTATCCGGAAGAGGCCGTCGATCAGGTGAACCGCGACATGCTGCTGAAAAATATCGAAAATGTCGTTGTGGTGCAGTCGCATGGGTCGCGCAAACCGATTGGAATTGCGCGAGCAAATGACATTTTGCAGTTGCGCCGCTGGCTGATGGAAGAGGAGACTCGCGAAGTCGTAGCCAAGAGCAAGGCTTAA
- a CDS encoding class I mannose-6-phosphate isomerase: MRGFHNYDLNPVIYLPAYGERDCLEGWSEVTARIQECLPPTGKYTIAIECYPGVMLDALQRKIAAAFPQSTILNVEDAYSDAAVLREQFQETFTADPVFGRMRLWPMASYFDEHRTAELKAKIAQSASVVFLVGAGTQQVVTNPDLLVYANVTRWELQKRQRSKSICNLGLQNYEDSAQLLYKNAYFLEWRVADEMRHALYGRVVYFLDLDDQEIPRMVKGDVLRDAISTVVRQPFRVVPFFDPGPWGGSWMMRTFDLPQNVPNYAWCFDCVPEENSATLGFGPRRFQLPAILLVHEQPIALLGEAIYRYFGAEFPIRFDLLDTVGGSNLSLQVHPLREYIQQHFGIPYTQDESYYILDQCGDSQIYLGVRTGTERDDMRRDLEEAQAGGPPFPAERYVNLLPTHKHDHFSIPAGTIHCSGSDNLVLEISATPYIFTFKLWDWGRLGLDGRPRPIHLEHGLANIQWNRNTEWVRRELLNQTEPVATGDGWREERTGLHHTQFLETRRTWFTKAVTHNTEGNLHVLNLVEGEAVSVESPDGKFPPIEIHYAETFIVPASVGAYTIRPLGKTNEPLAIIRAYLRNMD; this comes from the coding sequence ATGAGGGGGTTCCATAACTACGATCTGAACCCAGTGATTTACCTGCCAGCTTATGGAGAGCGGGATTGTCTTGAAGGCTGGAGTGAAGTTACGGCCCGCATCCAGGAGTGCCTTCCGCCGACAGGTAAGTACACGATTGCGATTGAGTGCTATCCGGGAGTGATGCTCGATGCGCTACAGAGAAAAATTGCTGCGGCATTCCCCCAAAGCACCATTCTGAATGTAGAAGATGCATATAGCGATGCAGCGGTTTTGAGAGAACAATTTCAGGAGACATTCACAGCGGACCCAGTTTTCGGGAGGATGCGCCTCTGGCCGATGGCGAGCTATTTTGATGAGCATCGCACAGCGGAGTTGAAAGCCAAAATTGCGCAGAGTGCATCGGTGGTATTTCTTGTTGGTGCGGGTACTCAACAGGTCGTTACGAATCCGGATCTGCTTGTTTATGCGAACGTAACGCGCTGGGAGCTGCAGAAGCGTCAACGCAGCAAAAGCATTTGTAATCTCGGGCTCCAGAACTATGAGGATTCTGCGCAGCTCTTGTACAAGAACGCATACTTTCTCGAATGGAGAGTTGCGGACGAGATGCGTCATGCTCTCTATGGAAGGGTTGTTTACTTCCTCGATCTGGACGACCAGGAAATTCCCCGAATGGTGAAAGGCGATGTACTCCGGGATGCTATTTCGACGGTAGTCAGGCAGCCTTTTCGGGTGGTGCCGTTTTTCGATCCGGGACCGTGGGGAGGCTCCTGGATGATGCGGACCTTCGATCTTCCGCAAAATGTCCCGAACTACGCATGGTGTTTCGACTGCGTTCCGGAAGAAAACAGCGCCACGCTGGGCTTTGGGCCCCGGCGATTCCAGCTTCCCGCAATTCTGTTAGTACACGAGCAGCCAATTGCGTTATTAGGAGAGGCTATCTATAGATATTTCGGGGCAGAATTCCCCATCCGCTTTGATCTACTAGACACAGTTGGGGGCTCGAATCTCTCCTTGCAGGTGCATCCTCTGCGCGAGTATATCCAGCAGCATTTCGGAATTCCTTACACGCAGGACGAGAGCTACTACATTCTTGATCAATGCGGTGATTCTCAGATTTATCTTGGGGTGCGTACCGGAACGGAACGCGATGACATGCGCAGGGACCTGGAAGAGGCTCAGGCAGGCGGACCGCCTTTCCCGGCTGAACGCTATGTCAATCTATTGCCGACCCATAAGCATGATCATTTTTCCATCCCGGCTGGGACGATTCATTGTTCGGGCAGCGATAATTTGGTACTTGAGATCAGTGCCACGCCCTATATTTTTACGTTCAAGCTATGGGATTGGGGCCGCTTAGGATTGGACGGCAGGCCGCGTCCGATCCATCTTGAGCATGGCCTTGCCAATATCCAGTGGAACCGCAACACGGAATGGGTGAGAAGGGAACTGCTGAACCAGACCGAGCCTGTTGCAACAGGCGATGGTTGGCGCGAGGAACGAACGGGGCTCCATCACACTCAGTTTCTTGAGACGCGCCGCACATGGTTTACAAAAGCAGTGACGCACAATACAGAAGGGAATCTGCATGTCTTGAATCTTGTCGAAGGAGAAGCTGTCAGTGTGGAAAGTCCTGACGGCAAATTTCCGCCGATCGAGATCCACT
- a CDS encoding chloride channel protein, giving the protein MDRTQTIKTRRDNWVLRHPLLRKYMPLVHEDLTATYSRDLHKWLIIAPIIGVTTGLAITSIAIVVLGKVWPVVLGYYLGHHWAIVPGLVAAFAVTGLIMQFLTPDPDEHSTEEVIRSYHEHQGDINMRPFLPKLLAAITTVAFGGSTALEGPSIYGGAAIGSWLWAKLRWLRLDSRDRRVMLICGAAAGMSAVFRAPLTGIVFALEMPYKDDLAHEALVPSLIASVISYITLSSFLGGAPLFDFASSTSFTGRDLVWCALLGLVIGLIAMAFVITFRRMRVFFVKSSLPHWVKMAIGGLLTGLCGLTFLYFYHGTLVPIGPNYEAVGMILGIHHSTLELVTFGVLKLAASAFTLGVGGVSALFVPLFLSGGSFGVAFAQAVVHSSSIELYAAVGMAAFIAAGYKTPLAAVVFVAEATGGHAFIIPALIGSAVAYAVSGDASASGDQRIHEGVRVQELRHVIVGSVMQQKVISVQASLTLSEFTELLSPHYHHSTFPVFEEDELLGTVDVWSVAKVPTQKWQTMRIRELTDRHIARIPFDCDVTEGLRLLMSEHPQHMLLVTSAAGKLEGIVTKTDILQALKTRRDAPTQASLETVSREPSLVE; this is encoded by the coding sequence ATGGACCGGACGCAAACCATCAAGACGAGAAGAGATAACTGGGTGCTGAGGCATCCTTTGTTACGCAAGTACATGCCGCTGGTGCATGAAGATCTTACCGCGACGTATTCGCGCGACCTGCATAAATGGCTGATTATTGCTCCTATCATCGGCGTAACCACTGGGTTGGCCATTACCTCGATCGCTATTGTCGTGTTGGGCAAGGTGTGGCCGGTTGTTCTGGGCTACTATCTGGGGCATCACTGGGCGATTGTGCCCGGACTGGTGGCCGCTTTTGCGGTGACTGGTTTGATCATGCAGTTTCTGACACCCGATCCGGATGAGCATTCCACCGAAGAGGTCATTCGGTCTTATCACGAGCATCAGGGTGACATTAACATGCGGCCGTTTCTGCCGAAGCTGCTGGCGGCCATTACAACGGTGGCCTTTGGAGGCAGCACCGCGCTGGAAGGACCAAGTATCTATGGCGGTGCGGCGATTGGCTCGTGGCTATGGGCTAAGCTGCGGTGGCTGCGTTTGGATAGCCGAGATCGTCGCGTCATGCTGATCTGCGGCGCAGCGGCAGGTATGTCGGCGGTCTTCCGCGCGCCTTTGACTGGTATCGTCTTTGCGCTGGAGATGCCTTATAAGGACGATCTGGCGCACGAAGCTCTGGTGCCGTCGCTGATCGCCTCGGTGATCTCCTACATCACGCTTAGCTCATTTCTTGGCGGAGCGCCGCTGTTCGACTTTGCCAGTTCGACATCGTTCACCGGGCGGGACCTTGTGTGGTGCGCCTTGCTTGGACTGGTAATCGGGCTCATCGCAATGGCATTTGTAATTACCTTCCGCCGGATGCGCGTGTTCTTTGTGAAATCTTCTCTTCCGCACTGGGTGAAGATGGCGATCGGCGGGTTGTTGACTGGTCTTTGCGGCCTGACCTTCCTGTACTTCTATCATGGGACGCTGGTTCCGATCGGTCCCAATTATGAAGCTGTAGGAATGATTCTCGGCATACACCACAGCACGCTCGAGCTGGTGACCTTTGGTGTCCTTAAACTTGCGGCCAGCGCATTTACGCTGGGTGTTGGTGGCGTCAGCGCTCTGTTCGTTCCGTTATTTTTGTCGGGCGGCAGCTTTGGCGTAGCCTTTGCACAGGCTGTTGTTCATAGCTCTTCGATTGAATTGTATGCAGCGGTGGGCATGGCTGCATTTATCGCTGCGGGTTATAAGACGCCGCTGGCGGCAGTGGTGTTCGTTGCTGAAGCTACTGGTGGCCATGCGTTCATTATTCCTGCGCTGATCGGCTCGGCGGTGGCATATGCGGTGTCCGGAGATGCATCGGCATCAGGAGATCAGCGGATACATGAAGGCGTCAGGGTGCAGGAACTGCGGCATGTGATTGTTGGCAGCGTGATGCAGCAGAAGGTGATATCAGTGCAGGCATCATTGACGCTGAGCGAGTTTACCGAGTTGCTCTCTCCTCACTATCATCACTCGACGTTTCCGGTGTTCGAAGAGGATGAGCTGCTTGGGACTGTCGATGTATGGTCGGTCGCGAAGGTGCCCACACAAAAATGGCAGACAATGCGGATCCGAGAGCTTACGGACCGGCACATTGCGCGGATTCCTTTTGACTGCGATGTGACGGAAGGTCTGCGCCTGTTGATGAGCGAGCACCCGCAACATATGTTGCTGGTGACCTCCGCTGCCGGCAAGCTGGAAGGCATCGTGACGAAGACGGATATTTTGCAGGCCTTGAAGACGCGCAGAGATGCGCCGACGCAAGCAAGTCTTGAGACGGTATCGAGGGAGCCGAGCTTGGTGGAGTGA
- a CDS encoding MarR family winged helix-turn-helix transcriptional regulator yields the protein MTPQSSYEALPSATAQTQADDAIRNLAWFRYNLRKFLRFSEKAARQCGVTPQQHQLMLGVAGYTGRGTATVSELAEFLQERHNSVVGLVERAAQRGLVRKEHDTQDRRFVLVSLTPQGEQILARLTELHKEEVKAAREALVKVPKVPAQVLEVKKKAV from the coding sequence ATGACGCCGCAATCTTCCTACGAGGCGCTTCCATCCGCTACGGCCCAGACTCAAGCCGATGATGCGATTCGGAACCTTGCATGGTTTCGCTATAACCTCCGCAAATTTTTGCGATTCAGCGAGAAGGCTGCGCGGCAATGCGGAGTCACGCCGCAACAGCATCAACTGATGCTGGGTGTTGCCGGATACACCGGACGAGGAACTGCGACCGTTTCAGAGCTGGCCGAATTCCTGCAGGAGCGTCACAACTCTGTAGTGGGATTGGTGGAACGTGCTGCACAGCGCGGCTTGGTCCGTAAGGAGCATGACACGCAGGATCGCAGGTTTGTCCTGGTTTCGTTGACTCCGCAAGGAGAACAGATTCTTGCACGGCTGACGGAGCTGCACAAGGAAGAGGTAAAAGCTGCGCGAGAGGCCCTGGTCAAGGTGCCGAAGGTGCCTGCACAGGTACTTGAAGTAAAGAAAAAGGCCGTGTGA